Proteins encoded in a region of the Ziziphus jujuba cultivar Dongzao chromosome 3, ASM3175591v1 genome:
- the LOC132803250 gene encoding 1-aminocyclopropane-1-carboxylate oxidase homolog 1-like: protein MKELMVLSNPDEIETHYDRKSELKAFDESKTGVKGLVDAGVQKVPKIFIRERDNLEDGYSSHGHSTISIPVIDLEGMDGCGSLRDEMAKKVGEASEKWGFFQVVNHGISTNTLDAMLEGICKFHEQDDEVKKKFYTRDGSKTLVYNSNFNLYQASAANWRDSIYCTMAPNPPNPQDLPQVCRDILIEYSDRVMKLGISLLELLSEALGLKQNHLREMGCVEGHYLVGHYYPACPEPDLTTGIEKHTDKSFMTLLLQDQSGGLQILHENQWVNVTPTPGAIIVNIGDMIQLITNNKFKSVYHKVVAKNKGPRISCASFFRPNFQNENNLLKVFGPIKELITEENPPVYKETTLKDYLSYVLSKGFFGNSGLDHFKL from the exons ATGAAAGAATTAATGGTTCTTTCAAACCCAGATGAGATTGAGACACACTATGATAGGAAAAGCGAACTCAAGGCATTCGACGAATCAAAAACTGGCGTAAAAGGACTTGTGGATGCTGGAGTACAAAAAGTTCCAAAGATTTTCATCCGTGAAAGAGACAACCTTGAAGATGGGTATTCTTCTCATGGACACTCCACGATCTCTATTCCAGTTATAGACTTGGAAGGCATGGATGGGTGTGGAAGTTTGCGCGATGAAATGGCAAAGAAAGTTGGAGAGGCAAGCGAGAAATGGGGTTTCTTTCAGGTGGTTAACCACGGCATTTCCACAAACACTTTGGATGCAATGCTTGAAGGAATCTGTAAATTCCATGAGCAAGATGATGAGGTGAAGAAGAAGTTTTATACACGTGATGGATCCAAAACCCTTGTATACAATTCCAATTTCAATTTGTATCAAGCATCAGCGGCTAATTGGAGAGACTCCATATATTGTACTATGGCACCTAACCCACCCAATCCCCAAGACTTGCCCCAAGTATGCAG AGATATACTAATTGAGTACTCAGACAGAGTAATGAAATTGGGGATTAGTTTATTAGAGTTGCTATCAGAAGCTCTTGGTCTGAAGCAAAATCACCTGAGAGAAATGGGTTGTGTAGAGGGACATTATCTTGTGGGTCATTATTACCCAGCTTGCCCTGAGCCAGATTTAACAACGGGTATTGAAAAACATACTGATAAATCATTCATGACTCTGCTTCTTCAAGACCAATCTGGTGGGCTTCAAATCCTCCATGAAAATCAATGGGTCAATGTTACTCCTACTCCAGGAGCTATTATAGTAAACATAGGAGATATGATTCAG CTAATCACCAACAACAAGTTCAAAAGTGTGTACCACAAGGTAGTGGCAAAAAACAAAGGTCCAAGAATCTCTTGTGCAAGTTTTTTCAGACCAAAtttccaaaatgaaaataacctTCTCAAAGTGTTTGGACCAATCAAGGAGTTAATCACAGAAGAAAACCCACCAGTTTACAAGGAAACCACTCTTAAAGATTATCTCTCTTATGTCTTGTCTAAAGGGTTTTTCGGAAACTCTGGCTTAGACCATTTCAAACTGTGA